A region of Sulfurimonas sp. DNA encodes the following proteins:
- a CDS encoding iron ABC transporter permease: MINRWSSFSYILTFIILLPIIFVINHSFGSETNTMQHLKETVLLGYITDTLILVFSVGFLTLILGVGTAYITTFYHFKFVSFFVFALALPFMIPTYIMGYIYSDIFGYFNYFHLFLRSIGIKEYFNVLNIYSVIIFMSLALYPYVYLIVKASFEKSKSALLNPALSLGSSRKKLFFKIILPLSRPAIIGSLALVVMETISEYGVTEYYNIKTLTVAIFNTWFGLHDSGSAAYMAVIAMIMVLTVLSIEKYSRGKAKYKIENSNTKVKKLTLKGYKLYLTYFFISMPVIFGFIIPLIWIGVYSFEYASNMLDEKFLNILSNSFFSSGLSAFIIMVLAFFISYTARIYPITINKYLSKIISLGFTMPGAVIVIGIIILFADIDKWLIEHYFTTTLFLSGSLFALIFGYIVRFTAIGIYSVESNLERVSINLNNASRSLGYNYFKTMFKVELPLMRNALLFGFILVFISAIKELPITLVLRPFNYETLATKTYTLANAQMLQEASIYALSIIVISIIPLSIIILKAEK; encoded by the coding sequence TTGATTAATCGTTGGTCATCTTTTAGTTATATCTTAACTTTTATTATTCTGCTACCTATTATATTTGTAATAAATCACTCTTTTGGCAGTGAAACAAATACTATGCAGCATCTAAAAGAAACAGTGCTGCTAGGGTATATAACCGATACTTTGATACTGGTTTTTAGTGTGGGCTTTTTAACACTTATTTTAGGGGTAGGAACTGCATATATAACTACATTTTATCATTTTAAGTTTGTTAGTTTTTTTGTATTTGCTTTAGCTTTACCTTTTATGATTCCTACCTATATCATGGGTTATATTTATTCTGATATATTTGGCTACTTTAATTATTTTCATCTTTTTTTACGCTCTATTGGAATAAAAGAGTATTTTAATGTTTTAAATATTTACTCTGTCATTATTTTTATGAGTTTAGCACTCTACCCTTATGTTTATTTAATTGTAAAAGCTTCATTTGAAAAAAGTAAAAGTGCTCTGCTAAACCCTGCCCTGAGCTTAGGCAGTTCTCGAAAAAAATTATTTTTTAAAATTATTCTTCCTCTGTCTCGTCCTGCTATTATTGGTTCTCTCGCACTAGTTGTCATGGAGACTATTAGTGAGTATGGTGTAACTGAGTACTATAATATCAAGACCCTAACAGTAGCTATATTTAATACATGGTTTGGCTTACATGACTCGGGGAGTGCTGCATATATGGCTGTAATTGCGATGATAATGGTTTTAACTGTTTTAAGCATAGAAAAATATAGTAGAGGTAAAGCCAAATATAAAATAGAAAACTCAAATACAAAAGTTAAAAAGCTAACTTTAAAAGGTTACAAACTCTACTTAACCTACTTTTTTATCTCTATGCCTGTTATTTTTGGCTTTATTATTCCTCTTATTTGGATTGGGGTCTATTCATTTGAATATGCTTCTAACATGTTAGATGAAAAGTTTTTAAATATTCTTTCAAACAGTTTCTTTTCTTCAGGTTTAAGTGCTTTTATCATTATGGTATTAGCTTTTTTTATTAGTTATACAGCTCGTATTTACCCAATCACTATAAATAAGTACCTTAGCAAAATCATCTCACTCGGCTTTACTATGCCAGGTGCTGTTATTGTTATAGGTATTATTATACTATTTGCAGATATTGACAAATGGTTAATAGAGCACTATTTTACAACTACTTTATTCTTAAGCGGTTCACTGTTCGCTCTTATATTTGGTTACATAGTTCGTTTTACTGCCATAGGTATATATAGTGTTGAGTCAAACTTAGAAAGAGTAAGTATTAACCTAAACAATGCGTCTAGATCACTAGGCTACAACTATTTTAAAACCATGTTTAAGGTTGAACTTCCTTTAATGAGAAATGCTCTTCTGTTTGGTTTTATATTGGTCTTTATCTCTGCCATAAAAGAATTGCCTATAACTTTAGTTTTACGCCCATTTAACTACGAAACATTGGCAACTAAGACATATACCCTAGCTAATGCACAAATGTTACAAGAAGCATCTATATACGCCCTAAGTATTATAGTGATTTCAATTATTCCCTTAAGTATTATAATATTAAAGGCCGAGAAATGA
- a CDS encoding ABC transporter ATP-binding protein: MILELKQLNKSFDKPVLKDINLEIEQGQIISILGKSGSGKSTLLNVIAGFESAKSGSLHINGETIFDKKTNTQPEDRNIGFVFQNYALFPHLNVEKNLLFGVKDKKRKEKKSLVKELLEMIDLKGYEKKYPHELSGGEQQRVSLARVLATDPDIILLDEPFSSVDTLLKAQIEKELLALIKKSAKTAIFVTHDPKEAMAISDKIAFIQNGEIIQYDTPQNIYYQPKSKALASFFGIANFIDEECYRLNQISLSKQKGMYKAKLNHAIFRGEYYELYIDLEVNKKQYPFIVFDYDSFHTEQEFFVSLT; encoded by the coding sequence ATGATTTTAGAGTTAAAACAGTTAAATAAGAGTTTTGATAAACCTGTACTCAAAGATATTAACTTAGAGATTGAACAAGGTCAGATTATTTCCATACTTGGAAAAAGTGGAAGTGGAAAATCGACTCTGCTTAATGTTATAGCAGGTTTTGAGAGTGCAAAGAGTGGTTCGTTGCATATTAATGGTGAGACTATTTTTGACAAAAAGACAAATACCCAACCAGAAGATCGCAATATTGGTTTTGTTTTTCAAAACTATGCTCTTTTTCCTCACTTAAATGTAGAGAAAAACCTTTTGTTTGGCGTTAAAGATAAAAAGAGAAAAGAAAAGAAGTCATTAGTTAAAGAACTCCTAGAGATGATTGACTTAAAAGGATATGAAAAGAAGTATCCTCATGAGTTAAGTGGAGGAGAACAACAACGAGTTAGTTTAGCAAGGGTGTTGGCAACTGACCCTGATATTATTCTTTTAGATGAACCTTTTTCCAGTGTTGACACACTCTTAAAAGCACAAATAGAAAAGGAGTTATTGGCACTTATTAAAAAGAGTGCTAAGACTGCTATATTTGTTACACATGACCCCAAAGAGGCTATGGCTATAAGTGATAAAATTGCATTTATCCAAAATGGTGAGATTATCCAGTATGACACACCTCAAAACATTTACTATCAACCTAAGTCAAAAGCACTAGCCTCATTTTTTGGTATTGCAAATTTTATTGATGAAGAGTGTTATAGATTAAATCAAATATCTTTAAGTAAACAAAAAGGTATGTATAAAGCCAAATTAAATCACGCTATTTTTAGAGGTGAATATTATGAATTGTATATAGACCTAGAAGTAAATAAAAAACAATATCCTTTTATTGTATTTGACTATGATTCTTTTCATACAGAACAAGAATTTTTTGTATCTTTGACTTAA
- a CDS encoding Fe(3+) ABC transporter substrate-binding protein: MVKIILSIVVLVISLNANEVNIYSHRHYPSDEILFKKFTEKTGIKVNVVKANADQIMKRLEEEGKYSPADLLLTVDVGRLYYAKEKGLLQPIKSKFLEEVIPSNLRDKEGYWFGVTKRARVIVYNVNTVDPKSLSTYEALSSKEYKGSILTRSSTNIYNQSLLASIIAHKGEKEAKAWAKGIKENFARKPTGSDRDQMRALAAGIADIAIVNTYYVGNLLNSDKFSDREVAKNIGIFFPNQGENERGAHINISGIGVTKYAKNRDNAIKFIEFLCSEESQKVFSSLNYEYPVNKNVSPSKLLQSWGSFKEDDIELYKLGQNNAKAVKIFNEVGWQ, from the coding sequence ATGGTAAAAATAATTTTAAGTATAGTTGTATTAGTTATTTCATTAAATGCAAATGAAGTAAATATTTACTCACATAGACACTATCCGTCTGATGAAATTTTATTTAAAAAGTTTACAGAGAAAACTGGTATTAAAGTTAATGTAGTTAAAGCCAACGCTGATCAAATAATGAAAAGGTTAGAAGAAGAGGGAAAATACTCTCCCGCTGATCTTTTGTTAACAGTAGATGTTGGTAGACTTTACTATGCTAAAGAAAAAGGTCTGCTTCAACCCATAAAGTCGAAATTTTTAGAAGAAGTTATACCTTCTAATTTGAGAGATAAGGAAGGCTATTGGTTTGGTGTGACTAAGCGTGCGAGAGTTATTGTGTACAATGTAAACACTGTTGATCCTAAGTCATTATCAACTTATGAAGCCTTATCCAGTAAAGAGTACAAGGGTTCTATTTTAACACGAAGCTCTACTAATATTTACAACCAGTCTTTACTAGCATCTATCATCGCTCACAAAGGTGAAAAAGAGGCTAAGGCTTGGGCAAAAGGTATAAAGGAAAACTTTGCTAGAAAACCAACTGGTAGTGATCGTGACCAAATGAGAGCTTTAGCTGCTGGAATAGCTGACATCGCTATTGTAAATACCTACTATGTTGGTAACTTGCTTAATTCTGATAAGTTTAGCGATAGAGAAGTTGCCAAAAACATAGGAATATTTTTTCCAAATCAAGGTGAGAATGAGAGAGGTGCACATATAAACATCTCCGGTATTGGTGTGACAAAATATGCAAAAAATAGAGATAATGCTATAAAGTTTATAGAATTTTTATGTTCAGAGGAGTCGCAAAAAGTCTTTTCATCACTTAACTATGAGTATCCTGTTAATAAAAATGTAAGCCCTTCAAAACTATTACAATCATGGGGTAGTTTTAAAGAAGATGATATTGAGCTTTATAAACTCGGTCAGAACAATGCTAAGGCAGTAAAAATATTTAATGAGGTTGGGTGGCAGTAA